In Thalassococcus sp. S3, the sequence CGGCAACGGCATCCTCGACAAGGACGACACCTTCACCGCCGAAGGCCCCACCCTGCGGCTGGGGGCCGAGATCGACGGGCCGACCACCGGCGTGATGACCTTCGGTTTCGGCGAATACCGGATGCTCGTCGAAGGCACGCTCGACATCGACGAAAGCACCAATTCCGAAGCGCGCCCCGACACGCCGGATCCGGTGGGTGGCGACATCCAGATCGCGTCGATCAACGTGCTGAACTACTTCACCACCCTGCGCGGCGATCCGGACGGGTCCGGGCCCAACGGCCTCGACCCGCGCGGGGCGGGCACGCAGGCCGACCTGGACCGGCAGACCGACAAGCTGGTCGACGCGATCCTGGGCACCGAGGCTGAAGTCTTCGCCCTGCAGGAGATCGAGAATGGCGGTTTCGCCGATGGCGCGGCCATCGACGCGCTGGTGGATGCCCTGAATGCCGAAGCACAGGCGCGCGGCGACAGCGCCGTCTACGCCTTTGTCGATCCGACGAACGGCGATCCGGACGGCTTTATCGGGACCGACGCGATTACCACCGGCATCATCTACGACACCACGCAGGTGAACCTCGTCACCTCCGACTATCTCGTGTTCGACGAGCCGTCTGCCGAGACGACGTTCCAGCTTGCCGATGTCATGAACCCGTTCGTGGACAGCGATTTCCAGGTCGGTGATTTCCAGCGCAACCGCCCGGCCGTCGCGGCCACCTTCGAGGACGCACAAACCGGGGAGACATTTACCGTCGTCTCCAACCACTTCAAATCGAAAGGTGACAGTGATCTGGAGGATCTGGTCGAAGCCGCCCAAGATTACCTTGATGAAGGCGGCACCGGCTTTACCCAGGCCGATATCGACGCGCTGATCGCCGATCCGAACTATGATCAGGGCGACGGCCAGGCCTTCTGGAACCAGGTACGCATGGACGCGTCAGAAGAACTCAAAGCGTGGCTCGAGACCGGCTATGCCGGGACCGGGGCGGACGACTACCTGATCCTTGGCGATCTGAATGCCTATGCCAAGGAAGATCCGGTTCAGACGCTCGCCGACGATCCCGGTCTCGTCGATCTCATCGACAGCTTCGTCGGACAGGACAACGCCTATAGCTTCGTCTTCGACGGGCAGCGCGGCGCGTTGGACCATGCCCTGGCCTCGGACGATCTGGCGGGCCGGGTGACCGGTCTGACCGAATGGCACATCAACGCCGATGAACCGGATCTGCTGGGCTATAACAGCCGCTTCACCGATGCCGGTTTCTACGAGCCCAGCCGCTTTGCCTCCTCGGACCACGACCCGCTGATCCTGGGCCTCGACACAGGGCGCGCGGACGACTTGATCGTGGTCTGATCCCGCTTCGACAGGATCGCCCCGGGTGCCTTGCAGCGCCCGGGGCTTTCTTTTGGCGCCGTAGGGCCGCGCGCGCCCGGTTGTAGAGCCGCCGCCGATCCCCTAACGATAGCGTCAACTCAGATGCAGGGAGATTTCATCATGAGCGACGGCCCCACCTATGGCTTCGACACGCTTCAGATCCATGCCGGCGCCCGGCCCGACCCCGCGACCGGCGCGCGGCAGACGCCGATCTACCAGACCACGGCTTATGTCTTTCGGGATGCCGATCACGCCGCGGCCCTCTTCAACCTGCAGGAGGTGGGATATATCTATTCCCGCCTCACCAACCCCACCGTTGCCGTGCTTCAGGAGCGTGTCGCGACGCTGGAGGGCGGCGTGGGCGCCGTCTGCTGCTCCTCGGGTCATGCCGCGCAGATCATGGCGCTGTTCCCGCTGATGGGACCGGGCATGAACGTGGTCGCCTCCACCCGCCTTTACGGCGGCACGGTGACCCAGTTCAGCCAGACGATCAAACGCTTCGGCTGGGAAGCCAAGTTTGTCGATTTCGACGATCTGGACGCCGTCAAGGCGGCTATCGACGACAACACCCGCGCCGTCTTTTGCGAGGCCATCGCCAATCCCGGCGGCTATATCACGGACCTCGACGAGATTTCGAAACTCTCCGATGCCGCTGGCGTCCCGCTGATCGTCGACAACACCTCCGCCACCCCCTATCTCTGCCGTCCCATCGAACACGGCGCGACGCTGGTGGTGCATTCGACCACCAAATACCTGACCGGCAACGGCACCGTGACGGGGGGCTGCGTGGTGGATTCCGGCAAATTCGACTGGTCCGCCTCTGACAAGTTCCCGTCGCTCAGCGCGCCAGAGCCTGCCTATCACGGGCTGAAATTCCACGAAACCTTCGGCCCTCTCGCCTTCACGTTCCATGGCATTGCCGTCGGCCTGCGCGATCTGGGCATGAC encodes:
- a CDS encoding O-acetylhomoserine aminocarboxypropyltransferase/cysteine synthase family protein, giving the protein MSDGPTYGFDTLQIHAGARPDPATGARQTPIYQTTAYVFRDADHAAALFNLQEVGYIYSRLTNPTVAVLQERVATLEGGVGAVCCSSGHAAQIMALFPLMGPGMNVVASTRLYGGTVTQFSQTIKRFGWEAKFVDFDDLDAVKAAIDDNTRAVFCEAIANPGGYITDLDEISKLSDAAGVPLIVDNTSATPYLCRPIEHGATLVVHSTTKYLTGNGTVTGGCVVDSGKFDWSASDKFPSLSAPEPAYHGLKFHETFGPLAFTFHGIAVGLRDLGMTMNPQAAHYTLMGIETLSLRMERHVENARKVATWLEADDRIEYVTYAGLESSPYFDRVDRICPRGAGGLFTFAVKGGYDACIKLVNALEIFSHVANLGDARSLIIHSASTTHRQLTPEQQDAAGAGQNVVRVSIGIEDADDLIADLDQALSKAAH